The sequence below is a genomic window from Manduca sexta isolate Smith_Timp_Sample1 unplaced genomic scaffold, JHU_Msex_v1.0 HiC_scaffold_1845, whole genome shotgun sequence.
TCAAAGTGTGAATTGTCCATAAGCAATTTTATCTGTGTGTAAACAAgcatgattattttattttaatagaatttataaatgtaaataaacattttattaaagttaaaacaACTAGTCAATTTCTAAACTTGAAAATTagaaaatcaaatcaattatgaAAATGACATCAGTCAgtttacattgtatttaaattctattgaaaTAGAATGCAATACCCTAATTTAAACGTGCTTAAGTAGATTTCGATGTGATTTAACGAACAATGCATGAATTATAAATGGCCCGTGTTTTCAGAAGACAATATGTACAATACACAAGAGGAGAACAAACCTTCGAAACATCAACTCAAGAAGGAACGGATGGCCGCCAGGAAGGCCGCGCGCAAAAACAAAGGTGGTGTTTTGTATGAGCTGTTTATGTCgctttattgtttttgtgttcACCAGGCACGGATCTTGAACACTAGACGAACATTGTGGGGGGAGCTCTGCAAGTATGTTTGCACAAGACTTTCTTAATATACCTTGAGGTTAATTAATCTATTGTTGTATGATAGCACTGTCTCGTCAAACTGTTCCTAGCTCTTACACCGCTGCTCCCGCTGTCCGAACTTTGGATAGTCCTACCGAGCATCTGTTAGTGTTCAAGATCCGTACCTTTACTTATAAAACGTTTGTAGtccgaaaaaaataataaataaattaatgcgtATACCaacaaagttttaataaatatttaagtataaataatgttatgtttataaacttaaataaaagtaaataatatttttttctgactaCATCCGAGTGCATACAATACATTCGTCAAAATAACCGTAATTTTTCTATTGCAGGTAACTCGACGAGTAAAGACGAGAACGGCGCGGAGGCCAACGGTCCCAAGGAGGACGGTAAGTCGTCCTCCGAGCAGTCCGACGCTGATGTGGAAGACAACCTCGAGGACATGCCTCGCGCGGCCGACACTCACACCGTGTCCGTGGGCACGCAGGCCATCGCGCACACTGCTGCCAACTTCGCCGCCTACCACATGGAGTCCGGCTACAACTCCGAGAAGGTGATAAGCTCCGACTCCATCAGGACGAGTCCGGTCGACCTGGACAAAGAGAAGGCGGATAACACCCCGGAAAATGCGGATAAGGATAAAGTAGAATTTGGAACGTCGACGACGGCGATACCGCTTGAGTACAAGCCTCTAATACCACTCGAGAATTTGTCCAATCCAGATTCAGGAGTCGCCAGTCCAGAGGCCACCAAACATAACTCTACAGAAACCGTGGATAATGTGGACTCACCGACCAATGGCAAAGAATTGGGCAGTCATAGTTCGCTATCTAGTGAAATAAACCTAGATCTGTCAAGTCCCCAACATAACAAGCTGTCTCCAGTCAAAACTGAGTTTGAAAGGCCTGTTTCGAGGATATCTTTCGTCCCTGAATACTCCAATGAAGTGGTGTCACGAGGTATAAGCGTGCAGGGATGTAGGAATCTTCTGGAGCACAGTGGAGAGAGCAGTTACGAGTCTTTGCCGGAGAGCAAGGCGATCAACGACTTGAACAACCATTTGGACAAGCTGAAGCTGTATAATGTAGACGACCCGAAGACCACGAAGCCACTACCGTCACCTTTAGCTGCAGAGAGTATTATTCCCGACCCACCGGCTCCCCCGCCTGTGCCGCGGCCGAAAGTCAATAACGTAGAAGCAGAAAAACAAAGAGACTTCCTGCCGTACACGCGACAGAGCCCGCTCTCTCCACGATACATCTGCGACGAAGACGAATGCAGCATCCAGTCGTGTCTCAGTCAGTTCACAGCTCTAGAATTGCTCACTGGTAACAACAAAGTTGGATGTGAAACTTGTACTGAACGAATAAACGGTAAAGATGGAAAGACAGTGTACACCAACGCAACCAAACGTTTCCTGGTATCTAGTCCACCCGCCATCCTGATTCTGCATTTGAAGAGGTTCCAGATCGGACCGCGGTGCATGTTCAGGAAGATGTCGAAGCACGTCGACTTCCCGACAATTCTTGACTTGGCACCGTTCTGCGCTATGGATAAAGTGAGGAAGCTGCCCAATGTGAACCGTGGTCAAAACGAGTTACTGTACTCTCTATACGGAGTCGTGGAGCACTCGGGGGGCATGCACGGCGGCCACTACGTGGCGTATGTGAAGGTGCGACAGCCGGTCAAAGCCGGTGATCCCAAATGGTGGTTCTTGCCAAAGAGCGCTAACACGATGCCAAACAACGCCGGCAGCGGCGACGCCGACGCGGACTCCGAATCGGACCTCTCGGGCTACGAGTCTGGCGAGGGACCCACGTCGGCCGCCGAGCCACCCTCCGGCAAGTGGTACTACGTCTCGGACAGCATGGTGTCTGAGGTCACAGAGGAGAAAGTGCTCAGGGCACAAGCGTATCTTCTGTTCTACGAAAGAATTTTATAAACGGTTTCCTATGAGTAATGGATGGGATGAGATGAAGGCGTACAGAGTTTTACTGCGGACTGACTGCTTATCGGGTGCTAGAATCATTAGACAAAAATAGTATACGGTTGACGGTTGTTTGAAACAATACATTAGATTATCATTTCACCCacatataaacagtaaaacgCTGAAATTTGCCTTCAGTCTCAGCTGATTGAACGGAGTGGCCTAATGTTTGGGTTGGCATTTAAGTGGAAGACTGAAGCTTGTAGGGCCGGTTTATACGTGGTAGAAGTGCATGCATATTGTTTTAACCGCTGTAAATAGCTTGAAGTAATACCGGCTTTATTTCGTTCCGTCAACGCGGATTGATCCAAATTTGACAATTTAACTGTACTGCCAAGAACGGTACAATATCCAGACAATTACACATTATTGACGTGATGTATAGAGGCAATATATAAGCAAGACCGAGTCATTATAGCTATGTATTACGTGTGAACAGGAATTGATATTCGTAATAAACAGTTATGcgattgatgttataaaatatgacacGCTACCAATATTAAAATAGGGCGGTCTAACTTCAATTGCATAGATTTTCCTAAGAACTTAACTTTTGATTTACAGTGAGTGCATAATCTGAAACGTACCATGACGTTCGGCAATATTTTTGCCAAGGATACGTTGTATAACCTCCGCTATTTCTGTTCAAATAAAGTCCAAATTAAACTGGCATTCTATTAATCTACACCTAAAGAATGCTCGTTCGTTATAGACGAGCCGCTACCATTAATACCAAaagaataattatgtatttacaacTCAAATAAGAATAAATGAATCATGCGTTGGAacgtataaattatgtttactttgaattatttttatttacttttgtgtaAATCGTTGGCACACtagtattcatatttaatttagaatatgcGAAAggtacacaattttattttagaaatcaaATAATGCTTCGTAGCTCGTACGCATTACGTTATAAAATACGATAGTCGGATTTAATAAAAGACAATTGTCTCTTATGCTGCTATCCGCATAGTGTTTACGAGTTGTTAAGCACTCAATCATCTAATTAAAAAGAGATCCAATGCTACTTACAACAAGGTTCTCTTTTCCTTGCAATGCTAGTGTGTGCAAAGTGAAATGTTTTAGTCCCAATGGTTAGGTCTTCCATTGAGGTGTCAAGCGTAATAGCATTTTTCAATTTTAGATACGGTGAAAAATTAACATTCACGTTTAATTACTCTACCGAGTGCTTCTAGAAAACGAACTAATTaaatgtaagttatttattgattgttttgTCAATGTACATTGTAGTCTTTGGTTTTTCACCTTCCTTTTTATCATAGTTTTTAAACAAACCatgttaattatgtattttctacTTGTCTTAATTTAGGAACGTGACAGCAGAATTAACTCTTTTTGGGGGTAAGAATTAAAATTTCCGAAAGCGTTGCTTAAATTTTCTACATTGATTTATTAGGTATTAGAGGTAATGGACATTTTAGAGTTCATCAGGGTTGGTAAATACAACCGGTTCTGCAAAACACGCTTTTAACTTCCTTGTCAAATTCCTCTAGATTATCCCTGAAAAGAGTTCGTTTTGTAAAGTGgaacaatatataagtatttacataCACTACGACAACGCCAATATTTAGAAAAGGACACTGTTCTAGTGAAATAAAATGGTCAATTGGATGCAAGAGGTCCCCAGATCTCAAATTGATCTCGCAttgaaataacaatattatttatttgcttcTTAGCCGATATATTAAAAtggttatttataaactatcaAATATACGCACTTATTGTGTTAATCGGTTATAACTTTTTCACTGGCCAAATGTCGACTTGGAAATTTTGGCCAAATGTTGACTGGGAAAGTTTGGCCAATGTTGACTTGGAAATTGTGGCCAATGTTGACTTGGAAACTTTGATAATCGTTCGACATAATATGTGTCcgaattaatttatacaaaatatataaatgtctatattttacattactaCTTGTAAACATATATTTCAGAATTTGTTGCATTcaatgtgtaattttaaatgtttatctcACATTATTATGTAGtcaatgtacataatattgtttctatGGACTAGGTTCCTGGAGACATTCGAATGAGGGTAGACAGGCCGCGTTCGATGTCcgctttttaacattttaatatgtattgtatattttaattgcgAGTGCTCAATTTAGTTATGTTTACCcgctattttatattatgaatttgacCTTTTAATTATAGCCGAAGTATTTCTAATGTTAGGAATATTAAGCTATTATGACCTATGCCTAAGGTTTCCGTGTTGTCAAGTCATGATGTTTTTGTGGAGAATTAATTTTGGAATGCAGGCATTCATGCAAGATTACACgatttttttgaataatttatgtagGCTCCACTATGAGGTCGGCACAAATCTTTAAGCTTGCATAAAATTTGTCTTAGAATGTTCGAATGAAGGAATAGTATCTCATGTGTTTTGCTGTTCAACACTGAACAATAAATGAAGTTGTTTgggaatacaataaaaatgccattaTTGTTACTGCAAAAATCAAAACAGCTCTTACCGATGAAGTGATAAACTGACACGTATTAAGAGGATAACATGTCTATGAATACtttatataggtactagttaTAGCATggccaggaaaataaaaaacctcgtcATGTAAAAATATGGATTTCATTCCTTTactgacaacgttaactttaaaacgtaaGAAAAAGTGGAGCCTTCAAAGGTTTTCTTATGTTTCTGTTcagactataattataatttgcctCGTCACATGCCTATCTCAGGGTCCAGGACtatgacttatttatttagtatattgGCAAATTGATTTCGTCGTACATTCCAGAATTATTTCTCCACTATAATTGTCTTCGCGAAGGGTTCCCATGCCCACATATCACAAGacgtttgtttatatttgtgaaCACCTAGCCAATTAGTTATGGTACCGATAGCCCGcgttcatatattattatttgatatattttgtaaaataaactcCACACTATTATTGCGTTACAaggtgtattaaataaaatagttataaaatatgtttgctgtctttttattccaaaagcaTGCTTTTATTGAAGTTGGGAATGCCAGATGTGTAACccatattgaaatgaattggttataaaatatcAGACTGCTATGAATTCATAACATTAACGATTtaattgtacaatttattttaagatttgaaGAGAAACGCTCAAAGCATGTTACTACAGTTTGatatgaccaaattaaatttaaggagTCTTTCAGAAACTATAAACATGCGTCTTATGAATTTTGCGCCATTTAGAGTATTATTACTTCATATTTCAAAGCTGACTTTGGAAATTGAGAGACTATTCTCAGAACCTGAAATATTCTCTGGTTATATCGCAGCTATAAAAATCCCCATACAAGGACTATGTCAATCCAGATACGTCAATCATGATTCTAAAGGTGCGTATCCAGCAGAGTAACTGGTGCCTGAGCTTTGTGCTAAGAAAAATCATCTATCCGTTATAACCACTAGCCACAAATAGaattcattttgaaaatagaaaaaatcgtTGGAAAAAATCCACAAGTGCCATTTTATTTTCCAGTATATCTTATCTCAGCAGTGTAAGAAGGCTAACAGGAAACGTTACATTGTCAGCCTCACTAAGCTTCCTCGTCAGGTCGCTAATGACGCAAGCCGATTATGGactataaggctaagaactcacgaagcggttttatCCCGTGTCAGCCGTGTCAGGCCCGCAATTCCTGTAGAATGCAAATATATACGtcgaaaataaatgtacaatcaGCCAAGttcgtgctagtacacttccaaatacattttgcttgaccggtctaatgtcccgagatatttagacacgcccctgtctcatatttcaccaattacgacagttttggagatgtgcgaaaggaacagcagataactcttattgtttactatagttgtattttactgattgacgacgcgcacgcaactattgagtaacattttgctcacaattattttttcgtttacggccatcgatatcttgccactacgtagacttatgttcgtttactggaagcttgattacttagtcgccgacctgTCCTGtcactactgcaccatggattatatattccgtgaATTAAATCTTACGGTAAGTAAaacagtcatactatactatataatatattatattaatttgaactagtggacgttaatatgcgtgggaaaaatgTCGgcagttaataattaaatttttgcagttttgagaaaatcgcggtttatggcttttttttaattattggtcatcataattaattatatttaaagccaacataaaCCACCACCTTtctaagctcttttaaatataattataatattattgagttttgatgaatacttattcctttaattgtgtaaaacagacttcaatatgctacttattatattttatattactgttccgctcctattggtcatagcgtgatgatatatagtctatagcactccacgaacaaagggctatctaacacaaaaataatttttcaattcgaatcggtagttcctgagattagccattactgctccgctccttttgggtatagcgtgatgatatatagcgtaTAGCATTtgaggaacaaagggctatccaacacaaaaagaattttcaattcgaaccggtagttcctgagattagccattactgctccgctccttttgggtatagcgtgatgatatatagtctatagcactccacgaacaaagggctatccaacacaaaaagaattttccattttgacccggtagttcctgagattagcgcgttcaaacaaacaaacaaacaaactcttcagctttatataatagtatagattaatccttaagttatcctatctatcgtagggtcaaatatgattactgtcattggtgtgtttttttgccaaaaaattaacatatctattaatcatacttgtaataatctatgtagtatgttatttaagttgctttacgtataatcaaatgtcaaaatattgaaaagaattataattggaaaactaaaagtactcaatgcaaaaataaactacttcgacgggtatacccactatagttataggtgttacctatcttttcttgatctcagttaaaaattcagagttttcgatattgaaacagcagtagcattaagcgtaacttttaccgtcgacttttaatagtaaactctaatttaatgttgggaatatattaagacaggccggtaagccttttagtccagtcaataagctcaaaaaggtgtcaatttatgtattataaagatccaaaaatatgagtgataactcattcgatttggataacatgacgtctagaaaaataatctttagtgttcattggcacttaaaaaatacatttgttattaagaggataaagaggttcttcgataacttaaaaatataaatatttaagaaataaggcggaaatttccaatttaaagaagacacgacgcccgaaattctatctcctttattaataatttttatttaatgccaaaaatatagacgagtataattaatttatgaataggcggtaatttgtttttattacagtaatattgcatagccaacatttttattgctgcacatgtgcagtttaaaagtgtaaagatttcacataaaaagggtctttgttagaggacgacattttttatgtttttgttaaccccggttccacgtcgacgcctttatcggaaagcggcagccattgtttattgaatttagacgagtttaaaagatttttagtagtggtattatgatttcttactagagtaattaactatgtcggcgcgtttgtaagttccgcttatagacgtttaagttccacccagtttaacccagaggtttctgttattattgtttcttttacaactacataatatgtagcactgaattaaagtagaattacaatccgatttaatacaatttgggatttttatctcaataaaatgtgtgcaattatggaaaacagagttgattttttttttactgaatttggattatttcgtacttgacccacgtattttgtgtcggccgcactggcgttatgctcccatataaattttattatattggcactgtagtcattacgttaaaatattattagaataatagattttagtaattaatatataatttaattgtattacagagaaccactgtccctcaaagaatacactaggatgcggatgagagctccatcgctaaccgatccagagcgcacactctactcaacctgcctgctgagcgtatcaaacttgtaatgaatacaattaaatcatatcactgaagtaacaaaaaaatgtgttttatttacatagactttctacgaaatttcattttacatgtgtatctcattactTGTtggtattgcaaatatattatctactatattcgattttaactattgataattatatatcgtagcgatatgtgcgtgagcctcatcgactggttcacaaaacgagcctattgaaataaatcattttatttgaaagatttgattgtgagattttaaaaaatttactttaaattttacacttaaaatgcttaaatttatgcaaatataaacgttattacatttggaaggcatcccgaaaaaagttaagtaatcaaaaatcttgtttagttatctctgaaaataattactacgaat
It includes:
- the LOC119191728 gene encoding ubiquitin carboxyl-terminal hydrolase 16-like, encoding MNYKWPVFSEDNMYNTQEENKPSKHQLKKERMAARKAARKNKGNSTSKDENGAEANGPKEDGKSSSEQSDADVEDNLEDMPRAADTHTVSVGTQAIAHTAANFAAYHMESGYNSEKVISSDSIRTSPVDLDKEKADNTPENADKDKVEFGTSTTAIPLEYKPLIPLENLSNPDSGVASPEATKHNSTETVDNVDSPTNGKELGSHSSLSSEINLDLSSPQHNKLSPVKTEFERPVSRISFVPEYSNEVVSRGISVQGCRNLLEHSGESSYESLPESKAINDLNNHLDKLKLYNVDDPKTTKPLPSPLAAESIIPDPPAPPPVPRPKVNNVEAEKQRDFLPYTRQSPLSPRYICDEDECSIQSCLSQFTALELLTGNNKVGCETCTERINGKDGKTVYTNATKRFLVSSPPAILILHLKRFQIGPRCMFRKMSKHVDFPTILDLAPFCAMDKVRKLPNVNRGQNELLYSLYGVVEHSGGMHGGHYVAYVKVRQPVKAGDPKWWFLPKSANTMPNNAGSGDADADSESDLSGYESGEGPTSAAEPPSGKWYYVSDSMVSEVTEEKVLRAQAYLLFYERIL